In the genome of Podospora pseudocomata strain CBS 415.72m chromosome 2 map unlocalized CBS415.72m_2.2, whole genome shotgun sequence, one region contains:
- a CDS encoding uncharacterized protein (EggNog:ENOG503NWFU; BUSCO:EOG09260V8Q; MEROPS:MER0005436; COG:O), with translation MMNNRAHLPAGQQMQGGADMGGGPPPPRRGNRHQYGPAHGYQYQQHQHHVNPSMYGHGPQYMNPYPPNQPYYMPYQQYHTGAMPQPYLPPQYNHAPYTRSPPAVQQYVPLHQPYGRPAQHSPIVSSPYQPPPPAMPPVVAPLTPSTTHSFAVPPPTTIAPSTIPPFREFIPASHQPLHNHEVQPPVQPLHVHEAQPPIQPEFQPFVPQQQQQPFPQEYNQEAYLASQAKSPAEVQPEQQEAAIEAEAPVETQVEVVVETSAASMVERPFNMATTTATSEVHPITSPSEKILSKLPWFSNPEAGFPARAPKSRRRRPVSSTPNLILEKPAEAQQPEQPEQTEPKEEPVVNAETTVKAEVTEAATARSETPSTHEQQVEDTPPTTPSSAQTTQASIAVAVSPSTTVKPATRSAIPALPTVPAVPVLPVIPRIAPKELQAMEKTAVQQTSVAPTKDEKSTEAGEGARQVNGMGEKSETESAPAQAAPAPTPAPAKPKAWAALFAKPSAAPSAVASTAAAPRVHTNGNAADVSTVASGAVGSFPSSKANSLAEALQAYRPTGIVKLPFIEPRGLVNTGNMCYMNSVLQVLIFCIPFYDFLDQVSKKATHSFKSETPLIDALIMFMREFKIIDSATSTDLLQKRLKPEELEQYGESFTPEFVYEAIRKLPRFASMRRGHQQDAQEFLGFLLEGLHDECAQVMRTAPVSAVSTAPNSTPSSPTTSKPDGSLEGADDWLEVGPRQRAAVTRSSGHSLASPINKIFGGKLRSELRVPGNKTSVTLEPYEPLQLDIGAPEIRNIIDALKGLTRPETLHGDFNSPHGKNVKATKQIFIESVPPVLILHLKRFQFDAEGQGGTVKIWKKIGYPLEFEFPQEVLSRSQRNSTVHEGVPRYKLTAVVYHHGKNASGGHYTVDVRRQDGREWIRIDDTVIRRVRSEDVAEGGAEEEQAKSGFGNQKDSTGSNRFGAMNDEDTGDDDGWKQAAGGKKWSSVVNTPAINGQKLPPKQHKDSIKDNKVAYLLFYQRV, from the exons ATGATGAACAATCGCGCGCATCTGCCGGCTGGGCAGCAGATGCAAGGAGGCGCCGACATGGGAGGAggtccgcctcctcctcgccgtgGAAATCGTCACCAGTATGGGCCTGCTCATGGTTACCAGtaccagcaacaccagcatcATGTCAACCCCTCCATGTACGGCCATGGGCCTCAGTACATGAACCCCTACCCGCCGAACCAGCCCTACTACATGCCTTACCAGCAGTATCATACTGGCGCCATGCCGCAACCTTACCTTCCGCCCCAGTACAATCACGCCCCTTACACTCGTTCGCCGCCTGCTGTGCAGCAGTATGTCCCTCTGCACCAGCCCTATGGCAGACCCGCCCAGCACTCGCCGATTGTGTCTTCGCCATACCAACCGCCCCCTCCTGCTATGCCCCCGGTCGTTGCCCCGCTTACCCCGTCAACAACCCATTCATTTGCCGTTCCGCCTCCTACGACGATTGCCCCCTCAACCATACCCCCTTTCCGCGAGTTTATTCCAGCTTCACATCAGCCGTTGCATAATCACGAGGTGCAGCCTCCGGTTCAGCCACTGCACGTCCACGAAGCACAACCACCTATTCAGCCAGAGTTCCAACCCTTTGtgccccagcagcagcagcagccgttCCCGCAGGAGTATAACCAGGAGGCTTATCTTGCCTCGCAAGCCAAATCCCCTGCTGAGGTTCAGCCTGAGCAACAAGAAGCGGCGATTGAAGCAGAGGCCCCGGTAGAGACTCAAGTAGAGGTCGTGGTAGAGACGTCAGCAGCTTCTATGGTGGAGCGTCCGTTCAACATGGCAACCACCACGGCAACATCTGAAGtccaccccatcacctcgcCATCTGAGAAGATATTGTCAAAGCTGCCATGGTTCTCCAATCCCGAAGCTGGATTCCCCGCTCGTGCCCCAAAGTCGAGGAGAAGACGCCCGGTCTCTAGCACTCCTAATCTGATTCTCGAGAAACCGGCGGAGGCTCAGCAGCCAGAGCAACCGGAGCAGACAGAACCTAAGGAGGAGCCAGTTGTTAACGCGGAAACCACCGTTAAGGCTGAAGTAACTGAGGCTGCCACCGCTCGTTCGGAGACACCGTCCACCCATGAGCAGCAGGTAGAGGATACACCCCCAACCACGCCAAGTTCTGCCCAAACGACCCAGGCATCCATCGCAGTGGCAGTCAGCCCCAGCACGACCGTGAAGCCTGCTACTCGCTCAGCTATCCCGGCACTTCCCACAGTTCCTGCGGTTCCCGTTCTCCCAGTAATTCCAAGGATTGCTCCAAAGGAGCTGCAAGCGATGGAGAAGACAGCTGTTCAGCAAACTTCCGTTGCTCCCACCAAAGACGAAAAGTCGaccgaggccggcgagggtgcTCGCCAGGTGAATGGCATGGGCGAGAAGTCCGAGACTGAGTCTGCTCCTGCCCAAGCCGCACCAGCTCCAACTCCAGCTCCTGCAAAACCCAAGGCCTGGGCCGCTTTGTTCGCAAAGCCCAGTGCAGCTCCCTCTGCTGTGGCTTCTACTGCCGCAGCTCCTCGCGTCCACACCAATGGCAACGCTGCCGATGTCTCTACCGTTGCATCTGGAGCCGTTGGAAGTTTCCCCAGCTCCAAGGCGAATTCTCTTGCCGAGGCTTTACAGGCCTACCGTCCTACTGGTATTGTCAAGCTGCCCTTTATTGAGCCCAGAGGCTTGGTCAACACTGGAAATATGTGTTACATGAATTCT GTTCTTCAAGTTTTGATTTTCTGCATTCCGTTCTACGACTTTCTGGATCAAGTGTCCAAGAAGGCCACTCACAGTTTCAAGAGCGAAACGCCTTTGATCGATGCACT GATCATGTTCATGCGCGAATTTAAGATTATCGACTCTGCTACGTCAACTGACCTCCTCCAGAAACGGCTGAAGCCGGAAGAGCTTGAGCAATATGGCGAGTCTTTCACCCCTGAGTTTGTTTACGAAGCCATTCGCAAACTTCCCCGCTTTGCCAGCATGAGGCGTGGTCACCAACAAGACGCCCAAGAGTTCCTTGGGTTCCTTCTTGAAGGTCTACACGACGAGTGTGCCCAGGTGATGCGTACTGCCCCTGTTTCAGCAGTTTCTACCGCACCGAACTCAACTCCgtcttctcccaccacttCCAAGCCAGACGGATCGCTCGAGGGCGCTGATGATTGGCTTGAGGTTGGCCCACGTCAACGCGCTGCTGTTACTCGGTCTTCTGGCCATTCACTCGCTTCACCCATCAACAAGATCTTCGGTGGGAAGTTGCGCTCTGAACTGCGTGTTCCTGGCAACAAGACCTCGGTCACGCTGGAGCCTTACGAGCCGCTGCAACTTGACATTGGTGCGCCCGAGATTCGCAACATCATTGACGCCCTGAAGGGTCTAACTCGACCGGAAACACTCCACGGCGATTTCAACTCGCCCCACGGCAAGAACGTCAAGGCTACTAAGCAGATCTTCATTGAATCGGTTCCTCCTGTTCTTATCTTGCACCTCAAGCGTTTCCAATTCGACGCCGAGGGTCAAGGTGGTACTGTCAAGATCTGGAAGAAGATTGGCTATCCTCTCGAGTTCGAATTCCCACAAGAGGTTCTGTCTCGCTCTCAACGCAACAGCACGGTTCACGAGGGTGTTCCTCGGTACAAGCTGACGGCTGTTGTGTACCATCATGGTAAGAATGCCAGTGGCGGTCATTACACAGTAGATGTTCGCCGACAGGATGGCCGAGAATGGATTCGTATCGATGACACCGTTATCCGCCGTGTGCGCAGCGAAGATGtggctgagggtggtgcCGAGGAAGAACAGGCCAAGTCTGGCTTTGGTAACCAAAAAGACAGCACTGGTAGCAACAGATTCGGTGCCATGAATGATGAGGATAccggcgacgacgatggctGGAAGCAAGCGGCCGGTGGCAAGAAGTGGAGTAGCGTTGTCAACACACCGGCTATCAACGGACAGAAGCTGCCCCCTAAGCAGCACAAGGACAGcatcaaggacaacaagGTTGCTTACTTGTTGTTCTACCAGCGCGTTTGA
- a CDS encoding uncharacterized protein (EggNog:ENOG503NXDX; COG:Q) — MFLAYGGPYLFHLHRLTKLLVFVITLSRVPKKLTKMDAYSMSISSASRRVTSKLYQDLKTARLYTFDRSHKELGIMDRVLQFESLDPNRKPHIGIVGAGFAGLRCADILIRYGFRVTILEARNRLGGRIHQERLPSGNLIDMGANWIHGTDDNPILDLAKETKTHTGVFDSESYVFDEDGTLLSAQEGEKFSTVMWNIIEEAFEYSEKHGTQIDADKTLLDFFKEQILKQIPDTLEGYERQRKFVLQMADLWGAFVGSPVETQSLKFFWLEECIDGENLFCAGTYHKILERVAKPAVDGADIRYGTRVSEIYGKSTSPNGTPRARTADGQILEFDELVVTTPLGWLKQNTQAFHPPLPDRLSKAIQNIGYGCLEKVYISFPTAFWLIPDANGRKVQGFCQWLSPNYSKDTNPAGWTNEIVELASMGPSSHPTLLFYTYGDESRHITSTLRSLPSQKEKLDFLFNFFKPYYSRLPSYDENNPDCHPVVAVATDWLGDDLAGNGSYANFQKGLKEGDKDIEIMRQGILGEGIWLAGEHTAPFVALGTVTGAYWSGEGVAKEVAGSYGKRMAEKLGKEAAITN; from the exons ATGTTTCTGGCTTACGGCGGCCCTTATCTCTTCCACCTTCATAGGCTTACAAAGTTGCTCGTATT TGTTATTACACTTTCGAGGGTTCCAaaaaagctcaccaagaTGGATGCTTACTCGATGTCAATTAGTAGCGCTTCTCGGAGAGTCACCTCGAAGCTGTATCAAGATCTGAAGACAGCCAGGCTTTACACTTTTGACAGATCACATAAGGAACTGGGCATCATGGATAGAGTCTTACAG TTCGAATCTTTGGATCCGAATAGAAAACCACACATTGGGATCGTCGGTGCTGGTTTTGCAGGTCTTCGATGTGCAGATATCCTCATTCGATATGGCTTCCGAGTGACGATCCTTGAAGCCCGTAATCGCCTCGGCGGCAGGATACATCAAGAAAGGCTCCCTAGCGGCAATCTGATAGACATGGGCGCCAACTGGATCCATGGCACTGATGATAACCCGATCCTGGATCTGGCAAAGGAGACCAAGACACACACTGGGGTCTTTGACAGCGAATCGTATGTTTTTGACGAAGACGGCACACTTCTATCTGCAcaggagggagagaaatTCTCAACGGTCATGTGGAATATCATTGAAGAGGCTTTTGAGTACTCTGAGAAGCACGGGACTCAAATAGACGCGGACAAGACGCTGTTAGACTTCTTCAAGGAGCAAATTCTCAAGCAAATACCCGATACACTAGAGGGATATGAACGCCAGAGGAAATTTGTCCTGCAGATGGCCGATCTTTGGGGGGCTTTTGTTGGCAGTCCAGTTGAGACACAGAGTCTCAAGTTCTTCTGGTTAGAAGAGTGTATTGACGGTG AAAATTTGTTTTGCGCTGGGACCTACCACAAAATCCTGGAGAGGGTAGCGAAGCCAGCTGTTGATGGCGCTGATATTCGATATGGAACGCGGGTATCGGAGATATACGGAAAATCTACATCACCCAATGGAACTCCCAGGGCGAGGACTGCCGATGGCCAGATACTCGAGTTTGACGAGCTGGTTGTCACCACACCGCTTGGATGGCTCAAACAGAACACTCAAGCattccaccctcctcttccagatCGACTATCCAAAGCCATCCAGAATATTGGATACGGGTGCCTAGAGAAG GTGTACATCTCCTTCCCAACTGCCTTCTGGCTTATACCTGATGCAAATGGACGGAAAGTCCAAGGATTTTGCCAATGGCTTTCGCCAAACTATTCCAAAGACACCAATCCCGCCGGTTGGACCAACGAGATCGTCGAGCTCGCCTCCATggggccttcttctcatccgACGTTGCTATTCTACACATACGGCGATGAATCACGACATATCACATCCACCTTGCGCTCTCTGCCCTCGCAGAAAGAGAAACTCGACTTTTTGTTCAACTTCTTCAAGCCATACTACTCACGGCTGCCGTCATACGATGAGAACAACCCCGACTGCCACCCTGTAGTTGCGGTAGCCACTGACTGgcttggtgatgatttgGCGGGGAATGGCAGCTATGCCAACTTCCAGAAGGGGCTCAAGGAGGGCGACAAAGACATCGAGATCATGCGGCAGGGAATATTGGGTGAGGGGATCTGGCTGGCAGGGGAGCACACCGCGCCGTTTGTTGCTCTGGGGACTGTGACAGGGGCTTACTGgagcggggagggggttgcaaaggaggtggcggggagttatgggaagaggatggcggaGAAGCTTGGAAAGGAggctgccatcaccaactga
- a CDS encoding uncharacterized protein (COG:C; EggNog:ENOG503NVFK), with product MSSSALEVPSKTFTRAEVAKHNTEDSVWFVIDTVVYDVSEFLDAHPGGEAVLRQVAGTDATAAFYNLHRHEVLQKYSDLAIGTIEGEKQSIITPQAGDLSTVPYAEPLWLTPQFKSPYFKDSHRKLQKAMRIFTDKYITPEALEKERSGEIVSQELIDRMSKAGVLHMRMGPGKHLHGVNLLDGAVDGKEFDYFHDMICSQEAVRAACRGFQDGNMAGMVIGLTCVLNYGHKNPALKAKVEEECFSGKKKICLAITEAFAGSDVAGLRTTAKKTPDGKHYIVNGTKKWITNGVFSDYFVTGVNTGKGLSVLLIPRGEGVETKPIKTSYSPAAGTAYITFDNVKVPVENLLGEENKGIYVILSNFNHERWTMACATIRYMRLVTEECLKWAHQRIVFKKRLIDQPVIRQKLAKMIALCESHQSWLETITYQMCNMSYSQQAKHMGGPIALLKMSCTRAAHEIADEAVQIWGGRGLTQTGMGRVIENFNRTYKFDSILGGAEEVLGDLGVRQAMKFMPKAVL from the exons ATGTCCTCGTCCGCCCTCGAGGTCCCCTCCAAGACCTTCACCCGCGCCGAGGTCGCCAAGCACAACACCGAAGATAGCGTCTGGTTCGTCATTGACACCGTTGTCTACGATGTTTCCGAGTTCCTAGATGCCCACCCCGGTGGTGAGGCTGTCCTCCGTCAGGTTGCTGGCACCGATGCCACTGCCGCTTTCTACAACCTTCACAGACACGAGGTTCTCCAGAAGTACTCCGACCTTGCCATCGGCACCATCGAGGGCGAGAAGCagtccatcatcaccccccaagCTGGCGATCTTTCCACCGTCCCATATGCCGAGCCCCTCTGGCTCACCCCCCAGTTCAAGTCCCCCTACTTCAAGGACAGCCACCGCAAGCTCCAGAAGGCCATGCGCATCTTCACCGACAAGTACATCACCCCCGAGGCTCTCGAGAAGGAGCGCTCCGGCGAGATCGTCTCCCAGGAGCTTATCGACCGCATGTCCAAGGCTGGTGTCCTCCACATGAGAATGGGTCCCGGCAAGCACCTCCACGgtgtcaacctcctcgaTGGTGCCGTCGACGGCAAGGAGTTTGACTACTTCCACGATATGATCTGCTCCCAGGAGGCTGTCCGCGCTGCCTGCCGCGGCTTTCAGGACGGCAACATGGCCGGTATGGTCATTGGTCTCACCTGCGTTCTCAACTACGGCCACAAGAACCCCGccctcaaggccaaggtcgaggaggagtgCTTCtctggcaagaagaagatctGCCTCGCCATCACCGAAGCCTTTGCCGGCTCCGACGTTGCCGGCCTCCGCACCACCGCCAAGAAGACCCCCGACGGCAAGCACTACATTGTCAACGGCACCAAGAAGTGGATCACCAACGGTGTCTTCTCTGACTACTTCGTCACCGGTGTCAACACCGGCAAGGGCTTGTCGGtgctcctcatcccccgcgGCGAGGGCGTTGAGACCAAGCCCATCAAGACCTCGTACTCCCCCGCTGCCGGCACCGCCTACATCACCTTTGACAACGTCAAGGTCCCTGTCGAGAACCTGTTGGGTGAGGAGAACAAGGGCATCTAtgtcatcctctccaacttcAACCACGAGCGGTGGACCATGGCCTGCGCCACCATCCGCTACATGCGTCTCGTGACGGAGGAGTGCCTCAAGTGGGCTCACCAGAGAATCGTCTTCAAGAAGAGGCTTATCGACCAGCCCGTCATTCGCCAGAAGCTCGCTAAGATGATTGCCCTTTGCGAGTCTCACCAGTCCTGGCTGGAGACCATCAC TTACCAAATGTGCAACATGTCCTACTCCCAACAAGCCAAGCACATGGGCGGCCCCATTGCCCTCCTCAAGATGTCTTGCACCCGCGCCGCCCACGAGATCGCCGACGAGGCCGTCCAGATCTGGGGTGGTCGCGGTTTGACCCAGACCGGCATGGGCCGCGTGATTGAGAACTTCAACAGGACGTACAAGTTTGACTCCATCCTGGGcggtgccgaggaggttCTTGGTGATTTGGGTGTCAGGCAGGCTATGAAGTTTATGCCCAAGGCTGTCTTGTAA
- a CDS encoding uncharacterized protein (COG:O; EggNog:ENOG503P4DB) yields the protein MDSYGSQGRACFTCGQTTHQARDCPNKGAAKCYNCGIEGHMSRDCPEGPKDTKTCYRCGQAGHISRDCPTSGDQGPRQGGGGGSSAECYKCGEVGHIARNCQKGGNSYGGGYNSGYGGNFNQKTCYSCGGMGHLSRDCVNGNKCYNCGVSGHLSRECPKESTGGEKICYKCQQSGHVQSQCPNSA from the exons ATGGATTCCTACGGTTCCCAAGGACGTGCCTGCTTCACCT GCGGGCAGACCACTCATCAG GCCCGCGACTGCCCCAACAAGGGTGCCGCCAAGTGCTATAACTGTGGCA TTGAGGGCCACATGAGCCGTGACTGCCCCGAGGGTCCCAAGGACACCAAGACCTGCTACCGCTGCGGCCAGGCCGGCCATATCTCTCGCGACTGCCCCACCAGTGGTGACCAGGGTCCACgccagggtggtggtggtggcagctcTGCTGAGTGCTACAAG TGCGGCGAGGTCGGCCATATTGCCCGCAACTGCCAGAAGGGCGGCAACTCCTATGGTGGTGGCTACAACTCCGGCTATGGTGGCAACTTCAACCAGAAGACCTGCTACTCTTGCGGCGGTATGGGTCATCTGTCCC GTGACTGCGTCAACGGCAACAAGTGCTATAACTGTGGCGTTTCCGGCCATCTCTCCCGCGAGTGCCCCAAGGAGTCTACTGGTGGCGAGAAGATCTGCTACAAGTGCCAGCAGTCTGGCCACGTCCAGTCCCAGTGCCCCAACAGCGCTTAA
- a CDS encoding uncharacterized protein (EggNog:ENOG503P4EQ; COG:S), protein MTESWKRKGRPALIAALESVCDTIGRDIEAEVRQREDRRNATFENELQQLKDAASRAEVLEQENRSLRQELEQLRQKHTKPPILPAKYDVNTTVRRVLGEFSPNRTIRAPSMVSSSGDIENPDWEKNYGKLWKKKEQVEERLKKVQESYDTAREVSKAAREERDTWITYADALERKINKLETRLKQQDANTRHHAEGTGAERAIIYESRESPSDLGLNTDSLSHLSPGPRLNEADYTMRHPTPAFNEPHRRGRIVSIQQGPSAEDGASDDPDQPTEAPELPPLPPCKREASPIRVKEEPSSDGPIVVSERSLRKRKHASDSNNNNNNNNMPPPPRKIKTEVSSDPVVMGEAAVFAPHESIDLDEGSRGMPTPRKQREIWRQTLREDDDGTPQPDQTSRLLYPRTTAGNPSTAPKPTLFIAESVELAQQSMSEVSDTSRKQRTAQNTHRNLDYEVAEVAEDGSDEEFEPWRPTKPPKKAAGRLQSLLDKASLESEVTPLRHLHPVHGGIESPSTVSRPRQANDRTSRPKPRRLRDKPLGQLRLEDFKVNPKFNNGHKHAFNEVVRGKADRAELTGCNDYNCCGRHYRAVAESEFNATGPGVLSRMADVQMMEEYLGPHAHKLIEMTREERRETWMKAKSQQIANQFGRHRERFQRQPSPPGYWNPDMPTTQEMEENREEAARRGRKQIEERWRDAMKVGGGKWMFKDE, encoded by the exons ATGACGGAATCTTGGAAACGGAAGGGGCGGCCAGCTTTGATTGCTGCGCTAGAGTCTGTGTGCGACACAATTGGCCGTGACATTGAGGCCG AGGTTCGACAAAGAGAAGATAGACGGAATGCAACTTTTGAAAATGAACTGCAGCAGCTCAAAGATGCTGCCTCTAGGGCCGAGGTTCTTGAACAAGAGAATCGATCTCTCCGCCAAGAGCTGGAGCAGCTGCGACAGAAGCACACCAAGCCACCGATATTACCAGCCAAGTACGATGTCAACACCACGGTCCGACGAGTCCTCGGGGAATTTTCCCCTAACAGAACGATCCGCGCGCCGAGTATGGTTTCATCATCGGGCGACATCGAGAACCCGGACTGGGAAAAGAATTATGGCAAActttggaagaagaaggagcaggtggAGGAACGACTCAAGAAGGTGCAGGAGAGTTACGATACTGCAAGGGAGGTGTCAAAAGCTGCACGAGAGGAGAGAGACACGTGGATCACGTATGCCGATgccttggagaggaagattAACAAGCTGGAAACAAGACTGAAGCAGCAAGATGCGAATACTCGACACCATGCAGAGGGGACTGGTGCGGAGCGGGCGATTATATATGAGTCCCGTGAATCACCAAGCGATTTAGGGCTCAACACGGACTCGTTGTCGCATCTCTCCCCTGGGCCCAGACTGAACGAAGCAGATTATACCATGAGACACCCTACTCCGGCTTTTAACGAGCCCCACAGACGAGGGAGAATAGTCAGTATCCAGCAAGGTCCATCTGCTGAGGATGGTGCATCTGATGATCCAGACCAACCCACGGAGGCGCCTGAGCTCCCACCGTTACCACCTTGCAAACGGGAGGCCAGTCCTATCAGGGTCAAAGAAGAACCTTCGTCTGATGGCCCGATTGTTGTTTCTGAGCGCAGTCTGCGTAAGCGGAAACACGCGTCCGatagcaacaacaacaacaacaacaacaacatgcctcctccacctcgcaAGATCAAAACCGAAGTCAGTTCCGACCCGGTAGTGATGGGTGAAGCAGCTGTCTTTGCCCCCCATGAAAGCATTGACCTGGACGAGGGTTCTAGGGGCATGCCGACACCCAGAAAGCAACGTGAAATCTGGCGCCAAACTCTTCgtgaggacgatgatggcacTCCGCAACCCGATCAAACCTCCAGACTGCTGTATCCGAGAACGACAGCCGGGAACCCATCAACCGCACCGAAACCGACCCTGTTTATTGCAGAGAGTGTTGAACTAGCCCAACAAAGCATGTCGGAGGTTTCGGACACCTCACGCAAGCAGAGGACAGCTCAAAACACTCATCGAAACCTGGATTATGAAGTTGCCGAAGTCGCCGAGGATGGGTCTGACGAAGAATTTGAACCATGGCGGCCAACCAAGCCGcccaagaaggctgctggaAGACTCCAATCACTTCTCGACAAGGCCTCACTAGAATCCGAGGTCACTCCTCTCAGACATCTCCATCCAGTTCACGGGGGCATAGAATCACCATCAACTGTTTCACGGCCGAGGCAGGCCAACGACAGAACGTCCAGACCCAAACCACGTCGGCTTCGAGATAAGCCATTGGGACAGCTGAGACTTGAGGATTTCAAAGTAAACCCCAAGTTCAACAACGGTCACAAACATGCCTTCAACGAAGTCGTGCGTGGCAAGGCTGACCGGGCCGAGTTGACAGGGTGCAATGACTACAACTGCTGCGGTCGACATTACCGGGCCGTTGCAGAGTCTGAATTCAACGCGACAGGCCCCGGCGTGTTGTCCCGCATGGCAGATGTCCAAATGATGGAGGAGTACCTGGGACCCCATGCCCATAAACTAATCGAGATGACACGTGAGGAACGGCGGGAAACTTGGATGAAAGCAAAGAGCCAGCAAATAGCAAACCAGTTTGGACGGCATCGCGAGAGATTTCAGAGGCAACCGTCCCCCCCTGGGTATTGGAACCCTGATATGCCTACGACGCAGGAAATGGAAGAGAACAGAGAAGAGGcagcgaggagggggaggaagcaAATCGAGGAGCGGTGGCGAGATGCCATgaaagttggtggtgggaaatgGATGTTTAAAGATGAGTGA